Part of the candidate division TA06 bacterium genome is shown below.
ATGCCGAAGCTTGCCTACGCTGAAGCTTCGCGCAAGCAGGCGGCTACGCGCAGGCAGGCCTGTCCGCCGCACAAGCGTGAACGGCCTGGGATGACTGGATTTACATTCCTTAGCCCAGCCGTTAACGGCTGGGCTAAGGATGGATGCCACAGCTAACAAAGGCCATTCATGGTCTTACAGCGCGGCGGCTGGCAGTCAGCAAGGATAAACGCTGCCGCCGGGGGGAAACAACCAATTTTGGTAAGAAGAAGAGAGGTAAGCTTTACATGGCCATTGACATCATCATAAACGCCACCGACCGCGAGATGCGGATCGCGGTGCTGGAGGACGAGGGCAAGCTCTCCGAGTTTTGGGTGGAACGGCCCCAGGAAACGCTGTCGGTGGGCGACATTTACAAAGGGGTGGTGGAAAAGGTGTTGCCGGGGCTTAACGCCGCCTTCGTCAACATCGGCGCCTATAAAAGCGGCTTCCTGTCGCTGGACGACGCCATCTTCGACCTGAGCGATCTGGCGGATGAGGAAACCAGCCGTCCCGCCTTCAAGCCCCAGAAGGCCGCCTTAAAGGCCGGACAGCAGATAATGGTCCAGATATCAAAAGAACCGATGGGCAGCAAGGGACCCCGGCTGACTTCCTATGTTTCTTTTCCCGGCCGCTTTTGCGTGCTGGTGCCCAATCAGGGCGGAATCGGCATCTCCCGGAAGATCGAGAACCGGGAGGAGCGTTCCAGGCTGCGCAAGGCGCTGCAAGCCTCGTTGCCCAAGGGATCCGGCCTGATCGTTCGGACCGCCGCCGCCGGCGAGGACCAAAAGACCCTGGAACGCGACGTCAAGGAACTGGCCAAGGATTGGCAGCAGGTTCAGAAGCAATACGCCCGGACCAAAGCCCCGTTCCGGGTGCACGCCCAGCCGCCCTTCATCGTCAGCCTGCTAAATGATCTGGCCTCCTACGACATTCACAGCATTGTAACCGACCACCGGGAGACCTATAATCAGATCGCCGGTTATCTGAAAGGGGCCGATGACGGGCTTAAGAAAAAACTGCTGTGGTACCGGGAGGAACTGCCGCTGTTTGAGGCTTATCAGGTGGAGTCCCAGGTGGAGAAGGCGCTGAACCGCCGAATCTGGCTGAAAAGCGGAGGCTACATCGCCATCGACCAGACCGAGGCCCTGACCGCGGTGGACGTCAACTCCGGAAAATTCACCGGCAAGAAGGACGCCGAGACCATGGGGCTGAAAGTGAACCTGGAGGCGGCCCAGGAGATCGCCCGCCAGGTGCGCTTAAGGGACATCGGCGGGATCATCGTGGTGGATTTCATCGACATGAAATACTCCCAACACCGCAACCGGGTGCTGCAGGAATTCACCCTAGCGGTCAAGTCTGACCGCTCCAAACCCAATGTTTACGCCATTTCGCCGCTGGGCCTGGTGGAGATGAGCCGCAAGCGGATCAAGCCCAGCCTCTGGCAGTCTTTGACCGAGACCTGTCCGGCCTGCCAGGGGGCGGGAAGGATTTTTACCGCTTATACCAGCGCCCAGATGCTGGAACGCAAGGTGCTCTCTTTAAAACCGGAGTTGAGAAGACGCAAGTTGTCCATCAAGACCGGCAACCTTTTATTCGACTATCTCTCCGGCCCCGGCCAGGCCATAATCAAAGCGCTTAACCGGGAGCTTAAAACGGAATTAAGGATCTCTTCCGACCGCAAGATGCCGGTAAATTCTTTTAAGATCATTAATTTGGAGAATGAACAGGAGATAGCCTGACGCAGATTTTTCCCGTCAAAGCTAAAAAGCGAGAGTTGATCTCGCTTTTTTATTGATAAAAATATGCATATTCACTGCATTTTAGCTTAAAACGATATTTAGTATTGACAGCCGGTTAAGTTTGTTATAAAATATTAGACTTACATGGTTTAAAACGATAGTTTGGGCTCTAAAAATTGCCGGGATGGTGAAACTGGTAGACACGTACGTTTGAGGTGCGTATGGCGCAAGCCTTGTGGGTTCAACTCCCACTCCCGGCACCATTATTGCTCCTTGCCGGACGATAGTCCGCCGTAGGCTGATGGGAAATACCAGCCGTAGGAGGACACCATTCCGAAAAATGTCGGACATAAAACGCCGTTCACTCTTGCATTCTTCTAAACTCCAATGAAAGGCCTTGAGTTATGGTGTTCGTCAAACATATCTTTGACCAGCATTGCGCCCACCAGATGTTAAAGCTGTCCATCAATGCCTTCAACCAGGGCGATTACCAGACGGCCATAGATCATCTTACCGTGATCCGCTCGCACGAAAGTTCGGTGAGGAGGCGGTGCAGCGAGGTGGTCCTTTTTTATTTGATAGAATCACACACAGCTTTGGGGAAAATATACTGGCAGCGGGGCAGCTTGGAAGACGCCATAGAGGAATACCATACCGCCCTGGGCCTGGCCCCCAAATACGCCGACCTGTATTTCACTCTGGGCAAGATATATTCCGAACATAAAGAGCCGGCCAAGGCCAGGCAGGCGTTGGAACAGGCCTTGTTGATCAATCCCAATTACAACGAAGCCAAGCTGAATCTGGCCTTTCTGGAGGCCCAGGCTGGAAACAACAAACGGGCCATGGAGATATTCCAGGGGCTGTCACAGACCGACAGTTTTTACGACCAGGTGCTTTACGACAAGGCCCTGTCCCAGGCCGCCAGATCCGACTACCGCTCGGCTTTCAAGTTACTGGCCCAGGCCTTCCGGATAATTCCCGACCGGTCACGCTCGCTTTGCGCCATGGGCCAAGATGCCCACCGGGAATGCCGTTACGAAGAGGCCATCAAATATTACCATCAGGCCAAGAAACTGCAGCCCAAATACGCCGATGTTTACAATCTTTTGGGGGTCTGCCTGGCCCAGAAGGGACAGAACAAGCGGGCTATCGCTCAGTTCCAAAAAGCGGTAAAGCTGGCGCCTCGTTTCAGCCGGGCCTGGCTGAACCTGGCCTATGCCTGGGATCAGATGGGACAGGCGGCCAAGACAAAAACAGCGCTGGCTAAGGTGCTGGTCATAGATCCCAACAACCGCCTAGCCAACCAGCTGGCCAGAAAAATGATGACTGAAGCTGCCGCCAAGAGAGGCAAAGGCGATGTCCGAAAGTAGGGATTATTACGGCATCCTGGGCGTGGACCGGATGGCGGGGGAGAACGATATCAAAAATGCTTACCGCAAGCTGGCCTTGAAATACCATCCCGACCGCAACTCCGGAGAATCCAAAGCCGGCTTGGCCAGCACCTCTTTTCAGGCTGTTAACGAAGCTTATCACACCCTGATTGACAAGGAAAAAAGGGCCAAGTACAACAAGGCTCTTTCCGACAAATCCGCCGGAGTGGAAGGGGCCACGATTCAGTCCAATCAGGCCGAGATGTCCTACCGCTACGGGCTGGAGGCCTATAAAGCAGGCCAGTTCAAACGGGCGGTGGAATATTTTAGGGTGGCGGTAAAGCTTAATCCCAAAAAAGCCATCTATTTCAATCGTTTAGGACTGTCCGTAATCAAAGCTAACGGGCCGTTGGAAGAGGCCAGGGCCAACTGCGAGCGGGCCATCCAGATCGAGATGTATAATCCGGATCACTACCTCAGCCTGGGGATAGTGTACCAGACTGCCGGAATGAACGACCAGGCCCGGGATCAGTTTAAAGAGGCTTTAAAATGGGATCCCAAGAACGTCCAGGCCCAGAAACGGCTGGAGATGGTGGGCAAGGGCGACAAGGGTTTTCTGGGAGGCCTTTTCGGCAAAAAATAATCCAGGCAGGCGCCAGTCCAATTATGCATTAACTGTTCTGAAAAATTTAAAAAATAAAGTTTTGAGGTGATCATATGGATTCGGCCAGCAGCAATTATGAAAAACTGTTGAAGGAATTGACCGATCTCATCCCCGGAGCGGTCTCGGCCAACCTGACCGGCGTTGACGGGATCGGCATCGCCTTCTACAACATCGACCCGGCCTTTGACCCCACCCTGGCCGACGCCGAGTTTGCCACTATGCTGGCCGCCGCCAACCGGGCGGCCCAGAACCTGACGGTGGGGGACATTTCGGAACTTATCTTTACCACCGGAAAAATCACCATCATCCTCAGGATGGTGGGGATTGATTTTTATCTGGGGGTGGGCCTGCAGGCGGGAGTGGGCAACATCGGGATGGCCCGGCTGCAGATGAGAAGGGCGGTGGAGGCCTTCGTCAGGGCGCTGTATTGATTTAACAATAAAACTTTTAAACGGTAAAAGCCACCAAAGAAGCCTATCAAGAACTGACCTCGGCACAGGTTGACGCCATAGTGGGTACTTTTGGGAAAAACAGCCCGCTTTCGCAAAAAATCAAGAAAATGCGATTCTATGTTCAAAGTGGCTCTATATAGGCAGTAAAAAAGCCCCTAAATAGTGTCCATTTATAGACTGCCGGATTGTCATTCCCGTGCTTGCGCCCCGCCAGGGCGGGACTTCAGCGCGCAGGCGTGAAATTTGTCCTCGTGAAAACGGGGAACGGGAATCCAGTAGTTTCAATAGGTTTTGGATTTCTGCTGGAGTTTATGCCGAAGCTATGAGGTGCAGGAATGACGGAAAAAGGACTTTATAAACAGACACTAAATAGCGGTTTTTGCAGAAAAACCAAGGTTATAAAGGTTGTAACCCAGGTTAGGAAGGTTATAACCAAGGTTACAAGGGCTGTAACCAAAGTCGGAATGGTTATTACCCAGGTAAGAACCTTTCTTACCAAGGTCAGAATGGTTCTTACCAAGAACAGAAGGCTTATAGCCCAAGTTACAAGGGCTGTAACCAAGGGCAGAAAGCTTATAACCTAAGTTTTAAGGGGTATAACCAAGGTCAAAAAGTTAAATCTATATTCCTCTAAGCTTGCTTTGAGGTTACCTTATAAGGGAAAGTTTGAAAACCGTAAGGTTTTCATTTAGATCAAAATTTCCTTGAGATACCTCGCAGCTTGCTGCGAGGAGATTCATTAACCGGAGAAAAAGAAAATTGCCAAGCCACAACCAAAACCATCCCGACCAGGCCGGCCAGGTGATAGAAAGCATCGCCCTAAGGGAGCAGGAACTTCAGGTCATGCTGAACCAAGCCCGGGCCGAAGCCGACCGGATTATAACCGAGGCCAGAACTCAGGCCGATCAATTGTTGAAAACGGCCGGCCAGGAACTGTTGCGGCAGGCCGAGCAGCAGAAAAAGGAGGCGGCCCAGGAGTCGGCCGATCTCAGGGAACAGCGGATGAGCCAGGCCCGAAAAGAAGTGGAAAACCTTCAACAAAAATCCCAGGCCCGTCGCCGGCAGGCGGTAGAGGCAGTGGTGCAGATGGTTCTGCCGGAGGAGCGATAACAGCATGATTGTGGCGATGGCCAAAGCCCTGATAATCGGCCCTAAAAATCTGCAATCCCAGGTTATCAAAACATTGCAAGCTATGGGGCGGGTCCATCTATCGGGCCTTGATTGGGATCGGCATAATTTAAAATCCTATACTCTCAGCCTGGAACAGCAGACCCGCAAACAATGGTTGGAGAAGATCAATTCCGAGATAGATCAATTTTTGGTACTGACCGGCTTCCAGGGCAAACCGGACAGGCTGGTCAATCCGGACTGGGACGGCCTGCCGGACCTGATCTCCGGGTATCAGCAAAGGGCCAAAGCGCTGGCCCGGGAGAAAATGGAGTTGGAGGACGAGCTTTCCTTGGTGGAAAGCTACCGCGGAGCATACCAGGCCCTGGCCCCGCTGATGTCCAAACTGGAGAACAGCCATAAGGTCAAAGCCTTCGGTTTTTTGCTCAAAGGCAATGATGTCAAAGCAGTGAAGGCGCTGGCCCTCCAGCTTAGCAAGATCACCTCCGGCCGCTGCGAGGTCTACAGTCATTCCTTGAACGACGGCCGGAGCGCGGCCCTGGCGGCTTATCACAGCTCCGATAGCGAAAAGATAAAGGGCTTCTTCTCCAAGGCCGGCATCAGCGAACTGAGACTGCCGGCGGCCATGGAGGCCCGGCCCATGACCGAAGTGGTGGCTTTGCTCAAGGAAAAGGCCTCGGCCCTGCCAAAAAGATTGGAAGAGATCGGACGGGAGCTGGCTGAATTGTCGCGTTCGTCAGGTCCCGTTTTGCTGGGATACCGGGAGCTGATGGCTGACGAGCTTTCCCGCTTCGGGGCCTCGGCCCAGACCGGTCGGGGAAGTTTGACCTTCGTGGTGCAGGGATACCTGCCTCAGAGCCAGGTGGAGGAATTAAAAGACCTGCTGCGGAAGGAGTACCAGGACCAGGTCACCGTGCAGATAGTGGAGATAGACCATCACCAGGCGGACAAGGTCCCGGTGATCCTCAAAAACCGCAGCCTGATCAAACCATTTGAATTGTTGCTCTCCATCTTCAGCCCGCCCCAATATGGAACGGTTGACCCCACGCCTTTTATAGCATTTTTCTTTCCCCTGTTCTTCGGTTTTATAGTCGGCGATATAGGATATGGTGTTGTAATGTTGGTTGCCTCTATCCTGGTTATGATCAAACTTAAGCATAATGCCCTGGCCAAATCGCTTTCCACTATTTTCCTGTTCTGCGCTGTATGGACCACTGTTTTCGGGGTCATCTTCGGGGAACTATTCGGAGATTTCGGCGAGCACATGCACTGGATCAAACCGATGGCCGAAAACCTCAACCGCCTGAGCAGCGAATCCATCATGACCCTTCTTAAAATGGCGATACTGATCGGCGTGATCCAGGTCTATGTGGGTTTTGGCATCATGTTATACATCGGCATCAAGCATCGGAACCTGCATCACATCCTGGAACCGGTGGCCTTTGCCCTGGGAGTGTTGGGCGTTTTCGGGATATTTTTTACCATGATGCTCAAACTGCTGCCGGCTTCGTTGCTGTGGCCGTCGATAGTTCTGACCGGGGCCAGCGCCGCTACCCTGGGCATACTGGCCGGGGTGGCCGGTCCCATTGAAATATTCGGCGCCGTCGGCAATATCCTGTCCTATGCCCGTCTGTTCGCCATCGGGCTTTCGGCGGCCTACCTGGCTTACGCCGCCAACCTGATCGGCCGCACCATCGGGGGCCTGCCCGGATTTTTGGTGGCGGCCTTGGTAGTACACCCGCTGTTCTTTGCCTTGGGCCTGATCAGTCCCATTATGCAGCCTTTTCGTCTTCAGGTGGTGGAGTTCCTAACCAAGTTCAAATACCACGATTATCCAGGCAAACAATATAAACCATTAAAAACAATAGGAGGTAAGTAAATGCGGAAACTTTTGGTTTTGGTACTGTTATCCCTGATCCTGCTGCCCCTGGCTTCAATTGCTTTGGCCCAGGAGCACGGCCAGGCCCCAGCCACCGAAGCCCAGCCGGCCGCCCCGGCCGCCAACAACAACAGCATAGTAATCTGGAAGGCCCTGGGAGCCGCCCTGGCCATCGGCGTGTCGGCCTTTGCCACCGCCTGGGCCCAGAGCCGGATCGGTTCGGCCGCGGCCGGCGCCATGGCCGAGAAGCCGGAGATCGGCGGCGTGATGATCGTGCTGGAGGCCCTGCCCGAGACCATCATCATCCTGGGGTTCGTGATCGCCATCATGATAGTGGGGATCAAGTAGTTATTTTCGGAGGTTTCTTTGACGGGCGCTGCCGGGTAAAAAGCGGCGCCTGTCAAAAGCTTTTCTTTAGCTAAAGTGCCCCGGCCCTTTAATTCGCAATTGATGAAATCAAATTTAAATATAGAACTCAATATGGAATCGGAACTTTTAAAAGTAATAGAAAATGAAGCCCAGGCCGAACGGCAGAGGATCCTGAACACTGCCCGGCAGGGCGCCAAAGAAATCCAGGAAAAAACCCTGGCTCAGGCCGCTCAGCTGAAGCAGGCGCAGGAAGCTTTAATTCTATCTGAAAACAACATTTCCCGGGCCAAGGCTCAAAGCGCCGCTCACCTGGAGGCCTCGGCTTTGATTTTATCCGCCAAAGACCAAATCATCAGCGGCATTTTTGCCGAAGCGGCCCAGGAGCTCAATTTGCTGAGCGGGGCCCCGCTGAAGAAGGCTCTTAAAAGCCTGATGGCCGAAGCCTGTTCCCAGTTCGGTTCCGGCATGGTGGTGACGGTGAAAAAAGAAGATCTGTCATTAGCCCAGCAGATAGCCAAGGAACTGAAATTAGACGCCAAGTTGGAAGCGGACCCTCTGGTCAAAGACGGGGTAATCGTCTCCAATCCTGACAGAACCGCAGTGGTGCTGAACCGCTTTGCCGACCGGATGGCCCGGGCCAAACCAGCTTTAACCTCGTCATTAGCGCAAATATTGTGGGATTGATATAATGCCGTCGGATTATGGTTACATAAATGCCAGGATCAGGGGGCAGCACAGCCACCTTTTGAAGCCGGTGGCATATGAAGAACTTTTAGCCCTGCCCGGATACCAGCCGCTGGAAAAATGGATGGAGTCCAGCCCTTATTCCAAGCAGTGGCAGCTGGCCAAGGCCCGCTATCATGGGATAGAGGCGCTGGAGTGGTCTCTGGAAAAAAACTTTTGCCAGGCCACAGAACTGCTTTTGAAAATAGCCGAAGGACAGCCGCGCGATCTGATCACCATCATCTTAAGGCGCTGGGACCTTTCCAACCTGATCGCGGTGGCCCGCGGCATTCACGGCAGTTGGTCGTCAGTCGAAATCCTTAAAAGCATATTGCCGGCCGGCGGCATCAGCGAAGTGAAATTACAGGAACTGGCTAACCAACCGGATATGGCCGGCCTGACCGATACCCTTTATACCTGGGGAGATGATTTTCATCAGCCCTTTAAACACGCGCTGGAAGAATACCAAAAGGAAAAGGGCCTGGCTCCGGTGGAACTGGAGTTATACAAATATTATTATTCGTGGGTCTTTAAAAAACTCCCGCTATGGGGGGACGATTCCGCATCCCTGAAAGTTCTTTTCCAGCGGGAGATAGACATCCTTAACGCCAAGGCCCTGAAAAGGCTTAAAGAAAAAAAAGATCTGGCGGCAGAATCAATTCCCAAATATTATATTCCCGGAGGAACTCTCCTGACCAAAGAATGGTTCATAAAATATTTCGACCGCAAGGAGGGCCCCAAGGTCCTGTCCTCGCTGAAGGGGACGCGTTATTACGAATACCTGTTCCGGCCGGGCCGCGACCTAAAATCGGAAGAGAAGCTGGAGCAAGAGCATTTCCGGGAATTGTCCCGACGTTACCAGGGGAACCCGCTGGGAATTGATCTGGCGCTGGGCTTCCTCTGGCAGAAATATTACGAGGTCATCAACCTGCGGCTTCTGGCCCGGGGCAAATTTTACGGTATAACCGGCGATCAGATCAGGGATCAGCTGTTGCTGTGGTAACCATTCAAAAGACTGCTAACAAACAGGTAAAAGGGTTTCGGGATGAAAAAATATTGGATGTTGCTTCTGGCGGCCGGCCTGGCGTTTCCGGCCTTGGCCGTGGATCCGCCGGCCAACCTGAAGGTCTGCGATGCTCCCAATGACGACGGCCGTTCGGTGACAATAACCTGGAATAAATCAGCTGCCGAAACCGCCGATCCGGTTTCGTTTAAAGGGTACCGGGTTTTGCGGGCCGAATCGGCAAGCGGGCCTTATGCCGAAGCGGGTTTTGCGTTCCCGGGCAGCGTCGAGTTCGCCGATAACGCCGTCGCTCCCGGCGTTCAGTACTATTACAAGCTCAACGCCGTCACTTTTTCCGACTCCGCCCAAACAGAGCCCGCCGGTCCGGTAATCTCCAGCGCCCAGTGGTTCAACGTCGCCCGGGTCAATATTCTGATAGCTTTTCTGGCCTTTACCGGGCTGATTCTGCTGTATATTTACAAGGCCCGGCACGGCGCCGACCTTTTTGTGAGGCGCATCGCCGGCCTTCAGGCGGTGGATGAAGCCATCGGCCGGGCCACTGAAATGGGGAGGCCCATCCTCTATCTGCCATCGGGCGGCCTTTCGGCGGTGTCTGACATTCAGACCCTGGCCAGCCTGGTGATACTGGGCCGGGTGGCCAATAAGGCGGCCGAATACGACACTCCGCTTTTAGTGCCCTGCTCCGATCCCCTGGTGATGACATTGGCCCAGGAGATCGTGAAATCCGGCTATATGAACGCCGGCCGGCCCGACGCCTACCGGGCGGAAAACATCCGCTACCTGACCAACGAGCAGTTTGCCTACACCGCCGGGGTGGACGGGATGATGGTGCGCGAGAAGCCGGCCGCCAATTTCATGATCGGGACATTTTACGCCGAATCGCTGATACTGGCCGAGACCGGCTATTCCACCGGGGCCATCCAGATCGCCGGCACCGCCATGATCACCCAGCTGCCGTTCTTTGTGGCGGCCTGCGACTACACTTTGATCGGCGAGGAGATTTACGCCGCCTCGGCCTATCTCTCCAAAGAGCCGGTGCTTTTGGGCACCATCAAGGCCCAGGACTGGGGCAAGGCGGCGGTGATATTTTTGATCCTGGCCGGAGTTCTGCTGCAAACTTTGGCCTTAAAATTCCCGTCGCTGGGTTTCTTTTCTCGCTGGCTGATGCCGCGGTAATAGTTTAACAACCTTTTCAATCCGCAGATTACACAGATTTTCGCAGAAATATACAAAGATTGTTTTGTTCGGTTAAACTGGGGATAAAATACTTTTCAGGTTAGATAGTCCTATGAAACAAAACATCCGGCGCTAATTGCGGGAGACATAAAATGAAAAAAACCATTCCCTTAGTGATCACCTTTCTGATAGGATTTTACATGATCCTGGCCTTCTTCGTGCCGCATCCTATGGTGGCCAATTCGGCCCAGGAGATGCAGTCCTGGGAGATAATCATCGTGGCCTTTACCCTGGTGCTGGGAATCGGCAACCTGGTGTTCGTCCATGCCGAAAAGATCCAGCGCCGCCGCCAGGGCTGGTTTTACAGCCTGACCCTGCTGATCTGCCTGGGCGCCATGATGGCGCTGGGATTGTTCGGGGGCATCAAGGAAGGCACATCTTATTACTGGCTATATGACAATGTGATGGCTCCGTTGTCCTCGGCCATGTTCTCGCTGCTGGCTTTTTTCATCGCTTCGGCGGCCTACCGGGCTTTCCGGGCCCGCAACAAGGAGGCCACACTATTGCTGATCGCTGCGGCCATCATCATGATCGGGAGGGTGCCGCTGGGAAGCTGGCTGTGGCAGCATATCCCGCTCTTGGGCGCCAAGTTTCCCATCCTGCTGGACCAGGTGACCCGGTGGGTGATGGAGGTTCCCAATACGGCCGGCCAGAGGGGCATCAAGATAGGAGCCGCCCTGGGCGCGGTCTCCATGGCCCTGCGGATGCTTTTGGGCATAGAGCGTTCCTACCTGACCACCGGCGGCAATTAGAAGGAGGATGGCAAACATGCGCAATTTCCTGGAAAGACTAACCCGGATAGACCGGCGCTGGATATTTTTGGCCCTGGGCCTGACCGTGGCCCTGGCTCTGCTGATCAATGTCAAGCTGCCAATGACCGTTTCCGGCGACGTGCGGCAGGCCTACGATCTGCTGGAGAAACTGCCCGAGGGAAGCCCGGTGCTGTTCTCCTGGGATTACGATCCCGGCTC
Proteins encoded:
- a CDS encoding Rne/Rng family ribonuclease, which codes for MPQLTKAIHGLTARRLAVSKDKRCRRGETTNFGKKKRGKLYMAIDIIINATDREMRIAVLEDEGKLSEFWVERPQETLSVGDIYKGVVEKVLPGLNAAFVNIGAYKSGFLSLDDAIFDLSDLADEETSRPAFKPQKAALKAGQQIMVQISKEPMGSKGPRLTSYVSFPGRFCVLVPNQGGIGISRKIENREERSRLRKALQASLPKGSGLIVRTAAAGEDQKTLERDVKELAKDWQQVQKQYARTKAPFRVHAQPPFIVSLLNDLASYDIHSIVTDHRETYNQIAGYLKGADDGLKKKLLWYREELPLFEAYQVESQVEKALNRRIWLKSGGYIAIDQTEALTAVDVNSGKFTGKKDAETMGLKVNLEAAQEIARQVRLRDIGGIIVVDFIDMKYSQHRNRVLQEFTLAVKSDRSKPNVYAISPLGLVEMSRKRIKPSLWQSLTETCPACQGAGRIFTAYTSAQMLERKVLSLKPELRRRKLSIKTGNLLFDYLSGPGQAIIKALNRELKTELRISSDRKMPVNSFKIINLENEQEIA
- a CDS encoding tetratricopeptide repeat protein, translated to MVFVKHIFDQHCAHQMLKLSINAFNQGDYQTAIDHLTVIRSHESSVRRRCSEVVLFYLIESHTALGKIYWQRGSLEDAIEEYHTALGLAPKYADLYFTLGKIYSEHKEPAKARQALEQALLINPNYNEAKLNLAFLEAQAGNNKRAMEIFQGLSQTDSFYDQVLYDKALSQAARSDYRSAFKLLAQAFRIIPDRSRSLCAMGQDAHRECRYEEAIKYYHQAKKLQPKYADVYNLLGVCLAQKGQNKRAIAQFQKAVKLAPRFSRAWLNLAYAWDQMGQAAKTKTALAKVLVIDPNNRLANQLARKMMTEAAAKRGKGDVRK
- a CDS encoding DnaJ domain-containing protein is translated as MSESRDYYGILGVDRMAGENDIKNAYRKLALKYHPDRNSGESKAGLASTSFQAVNEAYHTLIDKEKRAKYNKALSDKSAGVEGATIQSNQAEMSYRYGLEAYKAGQFKRAVEYFRVAVKLNPKKAIYFNRLGLSVIKANGPLEEARANCERAIQIEMYNPDHYLSLGIVYQTAGMNDQARDQFKEALKWDPKNVQAQKRLEMVGKGDKGFLGGLFGKK
- a CDS encoding V-type ATPase subunit, with amino-acid sequence MPSDYGYINARIRGQHSHLLKPVAYEELLALPGYQPLEKWMESSPYSKQWQLAKARYHGIEALEWSLEKNFCQATELLLKIAEGQPRDLITIILRRWDLSNLIAVARGIHGSWSSVEILKSILPAGGISEVKLQELANQPDMAGLTDTLYTWGDDFHQPFKHALEEYQKEKGLAPVELELYKYYYSWVFKKLPLWGDDSASLKVLFQREIDILNAKALKRLKEKKDLAAESIPKYYIPGGTLLTKEWFIKYFDRKEGPKVLSSLKGTRYYEYLFRPGRDLKSEEKLEQEHFRELSRRYQGNPLGIDLALGFLWQKYYEVINLRLLARGKFYGITGDQIRDQLLLW